ATGCAGTGGTGCAAGCATAAGGAAGAAGGAATAGTAATAATGAAAGGGTGTTGATCGGTACCAGGCAATTCAGTCACCTCGAAAGATTTAACCATAGTCTGGAGAAGGAGCACGCACATAAGTGTCAAGAGTTATAAATCAGGAAGAGTATAAGACTAAGATGATCCAAAAGATGGGATACTTACCTGAGTCTGATAATTCCAGATGCAGACTGTTCCGGAATACAAACTTGCCAGGATCCTGCACCAGTTAATAGATTAATGTTTTTCTCAAACCTCAgccaaaaaaagtaaaagaaaaactgAGAATGATACAAAGcaatggagaaaaaaaaaaaaaaaaattaccatgGTTCGGTTGGATGGAGATCGACAGATTTGACTCTTTCTGATCTTTGAAGAAACTTGCGCTGATCAAAACATATAAGcggaagaaaaagaaatcaatcAGGAACCGTACAAGAAAGATAAGATTACAAGGAGGTCCAAATCGCCGACGCATTACCTTGATTTCGAGTCTCAGAGGCTGCGTGTGAAGAATTCCAAAGAAAAAGCACAAATGTAAGTTAGTGCCGggcagaaaataaaaaaaaagaaaaagaactcGTACAAGTTGATGATTCTCACAGTAACGAGTTAGTTCATTTCTAacaaaaaaactacaaaaactCAGCGATCCAACTTTTGTTTCGATCCGGGACGAGCATTTTCAAACAAAGAGAGACTCCCGCGTtcgattttataaatttttagtgCAATGCAGAGCACAATCTTTCGTTGAGAGACGATCATGATGTTTACAGATTGGGAAGTAGATCTAGGTGGGGAATCGAGAGGGATCATATCACTAACCATGTTTGCAAGTTGCAAGTCGAGAGGAATGGAATGTCTCTACAGGAGATCGGCTTGATGATcgcaaggaagaagaagaagaagagtaatgCAACGACAAAGGGGGCAGAGGCGTTGGGTGGTGATTCTAGGCCTACTTCCCAGTGCGCGTGTTGTTGGCCGATTTCGATCTGTAATCGCTTATGCGACGTCGTTTTGGTTTTCAAATCGCGTGTTTTTTCATAGACATTGACGACCGTATGCGATATTACAAATGAAGAACTAGGGGGCACGCTAAGCACGAAACATCTTGATTGGAGACAAGTGTTATCCCGTATAACAAAAATGAATGAGACGATAACAAACTTAGCACGAAGCAACTTCAAAGCATTCAAGAGTCGTGTTTTTTCTCTCCATAAAATTGAAAGGGATGCAACAAAGAAACGTGTTCCAAAGTGTTAAAAACTTTCAAAGTGACTAAAAAGCTGCAGGCAGAGGTAGTAGTAGTCCAAACACTTCTTTTGCCCAATTCTCATCTCTGTACATACATCACTTGTTCATCAAACCCCTGCATAGAAAGTCATTTGagctatatatgtaaataaataaattggaGATTTCAATGACCGAAAGAAAGTTGATAGTATCATCATACTTGAATGGAAACGATCCATAGGAATCTCACGCTGCTCGCGTTTAATGCAGAGGTACTCAGCTAGCAACGCCATAACAGCAAGCCCCGTGCCATTAACAACCCACCATGCCATAGAGGAAGGCCATCCACCATTGAGGATGCACAAGTAGAGATGTATGATGTAGAGAGTTGCAGAGAAATCCAGGCATTTCCGCGCTCGCTCCACCACAAATATCATGTACACAGCCCTAGTTATTATaccaatcaatcaatcaatcaatcaatcaatcaactATTGAAACCGTAAGAAAATAAGGGAAATGAATATAAAGAGGTTTCTAAGTGACTAACACTGCAAGGGAAGTGAAGAGGAAAGAGGCAATGACACACCAGCCGGTGAGGGTAGAAGTGGTGAGAGTGGCGTAATCGAAGAAGTAGACAAGGCTAAGGCGAGGAACACGAAGGCCAAGAAAGAGAACCATGAAGACTCCAAGGGAGAGATAGAAGGAGCACTGAAGGCATATAATCTGGCCAACGATAAGCCAAGGATCCCATACTGCTGTGCCATAGAACATGGCTGCTGCCTAACACGAATGATTCCTAAAACTGGTGGTTGCAAAAGTAACCAAATATCCAAAGCAAAATTCTAAAAACAATTCCCAGatctacttttttctttttggtttccaCTGATTGCAAAACAGACGGACGATCACCCGGAAAACGCAACTGAGATGACGGAAGGAATCTAAAAAAATTCGAGAGCAGGGATCCGCTGAGTCGGCAACAGCTAGAGATGCATGAACGCCAGATCGATCCTTCTTATGCCGATCCAGGCTCCAGCCAATACGAAACGATTTTTGCAGAGATTAGAGAGAAAAGGAAACCTTGCTTGGTATCTATCACCAGCAACAAATCGTCCGATACCAACTTGTACCATTACTTTAGTGATCTTTCAGAAAGACCGCATAGCGCAGTGGATTAGCGCGTTTGACTTCGGATCAAAAGGTCGTGGGTTCGACTCCCACTGTGGTcgtttgttttaattttaattctttttttttgtctttttttcaagcaaagaacaaaacaaaaaaatgaagtaAAGTAGAATCCCAATCATTCAATTCAATTCAATAGTGTATTACATAATCTGTGGTGGTACTCAGTATAGCCTTGCAAAACAATAATTGAAAGAAGAATACAAATGGTTCCCCTTCAAATATGATAATAAAGTCACAAATACAATGGTAGTACAAACAAAAGAAAGGATGAGCCGGGGGCATCAGGCCACACCAAAACTCAACCCCCCTTGGATCAACAACAAGCTTTTATTCAGAGCACGCCTGCAAAAAtctcaccaaaaaaaaacgaaaacctTACAACACTAA
The sequence above is drawn from the Raphanus sativus cultivar WK10039 chromosome 7, ASM80110v3, whole genome shotgun sequence genome and encodes:
- the LOC108817774 gene encoding uncharacterized protein LOC108817774, which translates into the protein MFYGTAVWDPWLIVGQIICLQCSFYLSLGVFMVLFLGLRVPRLSLVYFFDYATLTTSTLTGWCVIASFLFTSLAVAVYMIFVVERARKCLDFSATLYIIHLYLCILNGGWPSSMAWWVVNGTGLAVMALLAEYLCIKREQREIPMDRFHSRV